From Syntrophales bacterium, one genomic window encodes:
- a CDS encoding insulinase family protein: MNKRRRIFAAPSLFGGAGVSCFLCFLWFFGTSQAFAIDLEKRVNKTVMNNGITLLVMERTVSPTVSIYIQHRAGAVDEDSGYSGAAHLLEHMMFKGTRTIGTSDYDEESRLRQRIEERVRRLEITVRTEGSGSEAARALEEEIRRLEDEKRSYIRSNEIDRLYRERGGVGLNAATGHDMTSYMVSLPSNSLELWARIESDRLSNPVFREFVQERNVVIEERRQVVDSRPERQLMELFLAAAFIAHPYGHPVIGWPADIPRIDRDYLLHFFATRYRPENTVITIVGDVRTEEAAGLVRRYFGSLGNGVPPGSTLRNITDEPPQRGERRTTLRSGASPRLLLGFHKPAFPAYEDAVFDVLELVLAGGRSSRLYRSLVTERGIAASVRVSNGFPGERYDNLFIIAAEPMTGRSLAELEDALYSELDRLKDEPLPERELRKAKNRIKTDFLRGFDSNNGIARLLSYVETLTGDYREVTTYLEAVESITAEDIMNAASSRLTSSNRTVAVLIQDETP; the protein is encoded by the coding sequence ATGAATAAACGACGCCGGATTTTTGCGGCCCCCTCCCTGTTCGGGGGAGCCGGAGTCTCGTGTTTTCTCTGTTTTCTCTGGTTCTTCGGAACATCACAGGCCTTCGCCATCGACCTGGAAAAGCGGGTGAACAAAACGGTCATGAATAACGGTATCACCCTCCTGGTCATGGAGCGTACAGTCAGCCCCACGGTTTCCATCTATATACAGCACCGCGCGGGCGCCGTGGATGAAGACAGCGGATACAGCGGAGCCGCCCATTTGCTTGAACACATGATGTTTAAGGGAACCAGAACCATCGGCACCTCAGACTACGATGAGGAGTCGCGCTTGAGACAACGGATAGAGGAACGAGTCAGGCGTCTTGAAATCACGGTGAGGACGGAGGGATCCGGTTCAGAGGCCGCCCGGGCACTGGAAGAGGAAATCAGACGCCTGGAAGATGAGAAAAGAAGCTACATACGATCGAATGAAATCGACCGTCTCTACCGTGAGCGGGGAGGCGTGGGCCTGAACGCGGCCACCGGGCATGACATGACATCCTACATGGTGAGTCTGCCGTCCAACAGCCTCGAGTTGTGGGCCCGTATCGAATCGGACCGCCTGTCGAACCCTGTTTTCAGAGAGTTTGTCCAGGAGCGAAATGTCGTCATCGAGGAGCGCCGGCAGGTCGTTGACTCCCGGCCGGAACGGCAACTTATGGAACTGTTCCTGGCGGCGGCTTTCATCGCCCACCCCTACGGACACCCCGTTATAGGATGGCCCGCTGACATACCCCGAATCGACAGAGACTACCTCCTCCATTTCTTCGCGACCCGTTACAGACCTGAAAACACGGTCATCACCATCGTGGGTGATGTCCGCACCGAGGAGGCGGCCGGCCTGGTACGGCGGTATTTCGGTTCCCTGGGAAACGGCGTGCCGCCGGGATCGACACTTCGAAACATAACGGATGAGCCTCCACAGAGAGGTGAACGGCGTACCACCCTTCGATCCGGCGCCTCGCCCCGCCTTCTCCTGGGGTTTCACAAGCCGGCTTTCCCGGCCTATGAGGACGCCGTTTTCGACGTACTTGAACTCGTTCTGGCGGGAGGAAGGTCATCCCGCCTGTACCGGTCCCTCGTCACTGAGCGGGGTATCGCCGCTTCGGTTCGGGTTTCAAACGGATTTCCCGGAGAGCGGTATGACAACCTGTTCATCATCGCCGCCGAACCCATGACGGGCAGGAGTCTCGCGGAACTCGAGGACGCGCTGTACAGTGAACTGGATCGTCTCAAAGACGAGCCCCTCCCGGAACGAGAACTTCGAAAGGCCAAAAACCGGATTAAAACTGATTTTCTGCGCGGCTTCGATTCGAACAACGGCATCGCGAGGCTCCTGTCATATGTCGAAACTCTCACGGGAGACTACCGGGAGGTGACGACCTATCTGGAAGCCGTCGAATCCATCACGGCCGAGGACATAATGAATGCCGCGTCGTCCCGACTAACGTCATCGAACAGAACCGTTGCGGTTCTTATACAGGACGAAACTCCATGA
- a CDS encoding M20 family metallo-hydrolase: MPINSNAYASICDRIDSYTDDMIQLQTRLTAIPAIAPENGGNGEQEKARALLGILQGWGFRDFTSYDAPDERTSSGVRPNVVYTLQGRDRDHTVWIITHLDVVPPGELSLWSADPYRAVVKDGKIFGRGTEDNQQDMVSSIMAARAFLDTGITPVSNIGLAFVADEETASAKGLGYLLEHHRQLFKASDCIVVPDFGNVDGSGIEIAEKSMLWLRFRTTGKQCHASVPSLGNNAMAAGAHLTVRLERLKTVFAEADPLYDYPISTFEPTKKEATVPNINTIPGEDVFYLDCRVLPRYDLMDVMKKVREITEEIENERGVSVEVTVIQSGQAPAPTPVDAPVVRRLKEAVDEVYGISAVPVGIGGGTVAALLRREGLPVAAWSKVNRTAHQPDEHCDIATMTGNAKVFARLFLQERED, encoded by the coding sequence ATGCCCATAAACTCCAATGCCTACGCATCGATCTGTGACCGGATTGATTCCTACACCGACGACATGATCCAACTCCAGACCAGGCTTACCGCAATCCCCGCCATCGCGCCGGAAAACGGCGGCAACGGAGAACAGGAAAAGGCCCGGGCACTTCTGGGTATCCTTCAGGGCTGGGGCTTCAGGGACTTCACCTCCTATGACGCTCCCGACGAAAGAACATCTTCGGGTGTCAGACCCAACGTCGTGTACACCCTTCAGGGACGAGACCGTGACCACACCGTGTGGATCATAACCCATCTCGACGTAGTCCCGCCGGGCGAGCTGTCGCTCTGGTCGGCGGACCCCTACCGGGCCGTCGTGAAAGACGGCAAGATATTCGGCCGTGGAACTGAAGACAACCAGCAGGACATGGTTTCCTCGATCATGGCGGCCAGGGCCTTTCTCGATACGGGCATTACCCCTGTGTCGAACATCGGCCTGGCCTTTGTCGCCGACGAGGAAACTGCAAGCGCGAAAGGCCTGGGCTACCTGCTGGAACATCACCGGCAGCTTTTCAAGGCCAGTGACTGTATCGTAGTTCCTGATTTCGGCAATGTCGATGGGTCAGGTATCGAGATCGCCGAAAAAAGCATGCTCTGGCTGCGTTTCAGAACCACAGGGAAACAGTGCCACGCCAGCGTTCCCTCCCTGGGCAACAATGCCATGGCAGCGGGGGCCCACCTCACGGTACGGCTCGAACGCCTGAAGACGGTATTCGCGGAAGCCGACCCCCTGTATGATTACCCCATCAGCACCTTCGAGCCGACGAAAAAAGAGGCCACCGTCCCCAATATCAACACCATACCCGGTGAAGATGTCTTCTACCTTGACTGCCGCGTTCTTCCCCGCTACGACCTCATGGATGTTATGAAGAAAGTCCGGGAGATCACCGAAGAAATAGAGAACGAGCGGGGGGTCTCCGTCGAGGTCACCGTGATTCAGAGCGGGCAGGCCCCGGCGCCCACGCCGGTGGACGCGCCCGTTGTAAGACGTCTGAAGGAAGCCGTAGACGAGGTATACGGAATATCCGCGGTACCTGTCGGTATCGGCGGTGGTACGGTGGCGGCCTTGCTCCGAAGAGAAGGTCTCCCCGTGGCCGCCTGGTCAAAGGTGAACCGCACAGCCCACCAGCCTGACGAGCACTGCGACATAGCAACCATGACGGGAAACGCTAAAGTCTTTGCCAGACTGTTTCTTCAGGAACGGGAGGACTGA
- a CDS encoding insulinase family protein has translation MNKKFPWLVTVLLLILPLVGCAPASSPLLKDPENLLYPPLRFDPPRAERFELDNGMTLFFLEDREIPLVRLSLAARAGSVYDPPGREGLAEIAGSVMRTGGTPAMSPDEFDDELDYRAIDLDVSVTAQTLLVTLTVAEDYFDDALALLGNMMMTPLFDPERLELARRIKIEELKRLPDNPQALAFREFTKLLYRDSSWGRPPSIASVEALTRDDCLDFLSRHLSPDTIMISVSGAVTAEEAKTKLSKHFGSWRAAAPLPPVEAPSPSVSGPLRHIHREVPQSVIVIGHIGPGKKSADYYAMTVLDFIVGGGFRSLMFLEIRTRKGLAYSTGTLYNPRSDFGVLAAYAMTGPDTTASVIESTLSILETVKVRPVDEETLRWARNALTNSHIFSFLSPHQIALGQMMDEFEGLPPDFLRRYPEGINAVTADDLQRVAATWLDGGYRTIVVLGDSSRFDQPLSRFGTSLKLDSDLVVDPGEEMRVLQTKPHQIRKNEKPCP, from the coding sequence ATGAACAAAAAATTCCCCTGGTTAGTGACGGTTTTGCTGTTGATCCTGCCGCTCGTGGGTTGCGCCCCGGCCTCTTCTCCTCTTTTGAAGGATCCTGAAAATCTTCTCTATCCTCCGCTCCGCTTTGACCCGCCCCGGGCGGAGCGTTTTGAGCTTGACAACGGGATGACGCTCTTTTTCCTGGAAGATCGCGAAATTCCTCTCGTCAGGCTTTCGCTGGCGGCACGAGCCGGATCGGTCTATGATCCCCCCGGCCGTGAAGGTCTGGCGGAGATTGCCGGGTCAGTCATGCGGACCGGAGGAACACCGGCCATGAGTCCCGACGAGTTCGACGACGAACTGGATTATCGCGCAATCGACCTCGATGTGTCGGTAACGGCGCAGACGCTGCTGGTAACCCTTACGGTCGCGGAGGATTATTTTGACGATGCCCTGGCGCTCCTGGGGAACATGATGATGACACCGCTCTTCGACCCGGAGCGCCTTGAACTGGCCCGGCGCATCAAGATCGAGGAGTTGAAGCGGCTTCCCGACAACCCCCAGGCTCTCGCTTTTCGAGAATTCACGAAACTTCTCTACCGGGATTCCTCCTGGGGAAGGCCGCCGTCGATAGCTTCAGTGGAAGCCCTGACCAGGGACGACTGTCTGGATTTTCTGAGCCGTCACCTCTCTCCCGATACGATCATGATCTCCGTGAGCGGCGCTGTGACCGCGGAAGAGGCGAAGACAAAACTTTCGAAACACTTCGGATCATGGCGAGCGGCCGCTCCCCTGCCGCCCGTCGAAGCCCCCTCCCCCTCCGTGTCAGGCCCTCTCCGGCACATCCATAGAGAGGTCCCCCAGTCGGTGATCGTCATCGGCCACATCGGCCCCGGAAAAAAAAGCGCCGACTACTACGCCATGACCGTACTCGATTTCATCGTGGGCGGCGGCTTTCGATCACTGATGTTCCTCGAAATCAGGACCCGGAAGGGGCTCGCCTACAGCACGGGCACTTTGTACAATCCACGAAGCGATTTCGGCGTTCTTGCCGCCTACGCCATGACCGGCCCGGACACAACAGCTTCCGTGATCGAATCCACTCTGTCTATTCTCGAAACGGTGAAGGTCCGTCCGGTGGATGAAGAAACACTCCGCTGGGCACGGAATGCTCTGACGAACAGTCATATCTTCTCGTTCCTCTCGCCACACCAGATCGCCCTCGGACAGATGATGGATGAATTTGAAGGACTTCCCCCGGATTTCCTTCGAAGGTATCCCGAAGGCATCAATGCCGTTACGGCCGATGACCTGCAGCGGGTAGCCGCCACATGGCTTGACGGCGGCTACCGCACCATAGTGGTTCTCGGTGACTCTTCCCGCTTTGACCAGCCCCTTTCCCGTTTCGGCACCTCCCTGAAACTGGATAGCGATCTTGTCGTGGATCCGGGGGAAGAAATGCGGGTTTTACAAACAAAACCTCACCAGATAAGAAAGAATGAAAAGCCATGCCCATAA
- a CDS encoding PhoH family protein, which yields MNTEPSQNVSVRKIVFPDNAALKSLLGEHDRNAGNIEKLENVTIRSRGNAVSVSGGSEEVDFVCNLLDQLYLIIEKGYAVYPPDIEYAHRILSGDMSVNLEKIFLDTVFISSKKKVITPKSIAQKYYIDTMRTHDIVFGIGPAGTGKTYLAMAMAVAALFEKRVARIVLTRPAVEAGEKLGFLPGDLAEKVNPYLRPVYDALYDMMDFERATTMIEKGIIEVAPLAFMRGRTLNDSFIILDEAQNTTPEQMKMFLTRLGYDSRAVITGDVTQTDLPPDKISGLVHAESLLKKTAGIGFAYFSDIDVVRHPLVQEIIRAYNGGGD from the coding sequence TTGAATACGGAACCATCACAGAACGTCTCTGTCAGAAAAATCGTTTTCCCTGACAATGCGGCGCTCAAGTCACTACTCGGCGAACATGACAGGAACGCCGGCAATATCGAGAAACTTGAAAACGTAACGATCCGGAGCCGAGGAAACGCGGTTTCCGTATCGGGTGGAAGTGAAGAAGTTGACTTTGTCTGCAACCTTCTCGATCAGCTCTACCTGATCATTGAAAAGGGTTACGCTGTCTATCCCCCGGATATCGAGTACGCCCACCGGATCTTATCGGGCGATATGAGCGTGAACCTGGAAAAAATATTTCTCGACACCGTTTTTATTTCCTCGAAGAAAAAGGTCATCACCCCGAAAAGCATCGCCCAGAAGTACTATATCGATACCATGAGAACCCATGATATTGTTTTCGGCATCGGACCGGCCGGTACGGGCAAAACCTACCTTGCCATGGCCATGGCCGTGGCAGCGCTCTTTGAAAAGCGGGTCGCCAGAATTGTCCTCACGCGACCGGCCGTCGAGGCAGGGGAAAAGCTGGGGTTTCTTCCCGGGGATCTTGCCGAGAAGGTGAATCCCTACCTGCGGCCCGTCTATGATGCCCTTTACGACATGATGGATTTTGAACGGGCCACGACCATGATCGAGAAAGGCATCATCGAGGTTGCCCCCCTGGCTTTCATGAGAGGAAGAACCCTCAACGATTCCTTCATAATCCTCGATGAGGCCCAGAACACGACACCGGAACAGATGAAGATGTTTCTCACCAGGCTCGGTTACGACTCCAGAGCGGTCATTACGGGAGACGTCACTCAGACCGATCTACCCCCCGACAAGATATCGGGACTTGTCCACGCAGAATCATTGCTGAAAAAAACCGCGGGCATCGGTTTCGCCTATTTTTCGGATATCGACGTTGTACGACACCCCCTGGTACAGGAAATCATCCGTGCCTACAACGGTGGGGGCGATTGA